Proteins from a single region of Theobroma cacao cultivar B97-61/B2 chromosome 10, Criollo_cocoa_genome_V2, whole genome shotgun sequence:
- the LOC18586743 gene encoding uncharacterized protein LOC18586743, with the protein MGMYYIIDQVNDEDEESSEKLATNSSITCVIEMNQHEEATKIKHFRHDHVLTLGNKIKEDDDKHCDACMLSISTPFYYCSQCDFLLHKTCAELPRKKHHWFHQSLTTLDSGVFFKCAQCNRFCSGFVYKSDKESRSKFCLRCARISHTLICQGHEHFLFFDFKFKGQCSACGATCKNGVYRCKDCSTFALDFACITLPQAIRCKCDKHFLKLTFHDDNDDPEEYYCDICEEKREPNHWFYHCTVCDNSAHPKCVLGKYPFMKIKIGVTFPDDYHPHDHPLVFVKKSYDTCSICGHPCQDVALECKLCTPNYTFHCNCYWGYLSFLGLL; encoded by the coding sequence ATGGGGATGTATTATATAATTGATCAAGTAAATGATGAAGATGAGGAGTCTAGTGAAAAGTTAGCTACAAATTCTTCCATCACTTGTGTCATTGAAATGAACCAACATGAAGAAGCCACAAAGATAAAACACTTTAGGCATGACCATGTCTTAACACTAGGTAACAAGATCAAGGAAGATGATGATAAACATTGTGATGCGTGCATGCTATCAATCTCAACTCCCTTTTACTATTGTTCACAATGCGACTTCCTTCTCCACAAAACCTGTGCTGAATTACCTAGGAAAAAACACCATTGGTTTCATCAATCTCTTACCACCCTCGATTCTGGGGTCTTTTTCAAATGTGCTCAATGCAATCGTTTCTGCAGTGGATTTGTTTACAAAAGTGACAAAGAGTCTCGCAGTAAATTCTGTCTAAGGTGTGCTAGAATTTCTCATACCCTCATATGTCAAGGACATgaacactttctcttttttgattttaagttcaaGGGGCAATGCAGCGCTTGTGGTGCCACTTGCAAAAATGGTGTATACAGATGTAAAGATTGTAGTACTTTTGCTTTGGATTTTGCATGCATTACACTACCACAAGCAATTCGCTGCAAGTGTGATAAACACTTTCTAAAACTTACTTTTCATGATGACAATGATGATCCAGAAGAATATTACTGTGACATatgtgaagaaaaaagagaaccAAACCATTGGTTTTATCATTGTACAGTTTGTGATAATTCTGCTCATCCTAAATGTGTTCTTGGAAAATATCCATTTATGAAGATCAAGATAGGTGTCACTTTCCCAGATGATTATCACCCTCATGATCATCCTCTCGTTTTTGTCAAAAAGAGTTATGACACCTGCTCTATATGTGGTCACCCTTGCCAAGATGTAGCTCTTGAATGTAAACTTTGTACACCCAACTATACCTTCCATTGCAATTGTTATTGGGGATATTTGAGTTTCTTAGGTTTGTTGTAA